A single region of the Candidatus Poribacteria bacterium genome encodes:
- a CDS encoding tetratricopeptide repeat protein, which yields MDVQGAEAARPYVEAAGSTHPSLVDSANRLGALFGFIVVPNTFLIDEAGRFVAQARDREEVEKWAADASTGSVEPEKPGPDPSEAMRAYEALVRLAPNDGRLWAELAESRRRSGESSAAMAAYERALELGAESASVHFGLGALLMAQGRKNEAVDHLRRALRLEPNNYVIRKQIWALEHPDRFYEGGIDWDWQREQLERERAAQ from the coding sequence ATGGACGTGCAGGGAGCCGAAGCTGCTAGACCCTATGTGGAAGCCGCAGGATCGACACATCCGTCGCTGGTCGATTCCGCGAATCGGCTGGGGGCGCTCTTCGGGTTCATCGTCGTTCCGAACACGTTCCTGATCGACGAGGCGGGTCGGTTCGTGGCGCAAGCCAGAGACCGCGAGGAAGTCGAGAAGTGGGCTGCCGATGCGTCGACGGGGAGCGTCGAACCCGAGAAGCCAGGGCCCGACCCGTCTGAGGCGATGCGCGCATACGAGGCGCTTGTACGTCTCGCGCCCAATGACGGACGGCTTTGGGCGGAACTTGCCGAGAGCCGACGGCGCTCGGGCGAATCATCCGCGGCGATGGCAGCCTACGAGCGCGCGCTCGAGCTGGGCGCCGAAAGCGCGTCCGTCCACTTCGGGCTGGGGGCTCTCCTCATGGCGCAAGGGCGGAAGAACGAAGCCGTCGATCATCTCCGACGGGCGCTGCGGCTCGAGCCCAACAACTACGTCATCCGCAAGCAGATATGGGCGCTGGAGCATCCCGACCGGTTCTACGAAGGCGGCATCGACTGGGACTGGCAGCGCGAACAGCTCGAACGCGAGCGCGCCGCCCAGTGA
- a CDS encoding tetratricopeptide repeat protein has translation MHDDRNQPKRPAEIDRSRSDLSERHPNLVQDILARGRRELAKSSKAAESFGQGLAALNEKRYADALRAFNAAGEADPEAGNVRYYTGLTRFMLGQYSAAVSEYSAAIDRGYAEPDVVQSLGDALFLLECYSEAAEAYSAAISVRPSADAYTRMGNALSMAGERDRAVAAFKEALLLKLVSVTAGDVEPMDERGDETLNRPDGTPPRRR, from the coding sequence ATGCACGACGACAGAAACCAGCCGAAGCGTCCGGCGGAGATCGACCGGAGCCGCAGCGACCTGTCGGAACGCCATCCGAACCTCGTCCAGGACATTCTAGCACGCGGGAGGCGCGAGCTCGCCAAGTCGTCCAAGGCGGCTGAGTCGTTCGGACAGGGGCTGGCGGCGCTCAACGAGAAGCGCTACGCCGACGCGCTCCGGGCTTTCAACGCCGCAGGCGAAGCCGACCCGGAAGCCGGGAACGTCCGCTACTACACGGGTCTGACGCGCTTCATGCTCGGGCAGTACTCCGCCGCCGTGTCGGAGTACTCCGCCGCCATAGACCGAGGCTATGCGGAACCGGATGTCGTCCAGAGCCTCGGCGATGCCCTCTTCCTCCTCGAATGCTACTCCGAAGCCGCCGAAGCGTACTCGGCGGCGATTAGCGTGCGACCGTCGGCGGATGCCTACACGCGCATGGGCAACGCGCTGTCGATGGCTGGGGAACGCGACCGCGCTGTCGCGGCGTTCAAGGAGGCGCTCCTGCTCAAGCTCGTCTCTGTGACGGCTGGGGATGTCGAGCCGATGGACGAGCGCGGTGACGAGACACTCAACCGACCGGACGGAACACCACCGCGACGAAGATGA